The Littorina saxatilis isolate snail1 linkage group LG13, US_GU_Lsax_2.0, whole genome shotgun sequence genome contains a region encoding:
- the LOC138945458 gene encoding protein toll-like gives MGPARFMPLALLVGLWTFYSEADPVLTTTQSRPDVTFGGDTAATTTVDSDNSRTNSEPCGTNITQQNVANDIMNHTEPCKNSNTPQQNLTNESTPEASSTSTELPPLTKCRYDFKAGMRNNLFFNAQQEVLPLLTKKFVIHTGQPRCYLTRDDFESKLNQTSGSEAIVMFLVGCLDTGVTQVVLRGDVEVSSHGSLGTPTSTSEPEVAQAGTHHTPPSQNGSEPANETGSGERYYHNFISYFQSLHCRLSMSVVEMIANMTDLNVLTVVGDRAWDLGELETTPRLCDAFRAVKAFSILGDWSAPSYLHHLARCTGKLGNVVEMVLSNVSLPAFPDFLATSVPNLRALELRDNKLTAPVVFPWADGFAELPRNLSRTFQFNDLYNFRGSFDMPPHLFRRLLILDGNNITNLTRFHFTSDFQFISLQRNGLMVIAEDVFDLVPGVQFLSLAHNRLTSLPAKLFFKLTALKKLDLQGNLLKALPDNIFRNVRRLDKLNVERNALEILQDELFTSLQELTELRLKNNSIRRFDHGALSMMMVKLKLLELQHNPLTTFPVIVLELRGLVHTNLEYTDIQALDFVHISQRTSASRLAEALKNPTTGDFADISKTPTSQRVISLRFSKLRSVVLYNATRETLPIFMLVIKHFTILMEGAHLACDCNILNVTHQLQEWKAKGKLAGTEECLEGWNCAWPSELSGKRVASLEDDQTYCPLEEEAGTTSCPEGCACYVRTKVETVIVDCKHTGLTSIPPRVPANTRELWLQNNSIKTVQKLPYLRGLHSLRLTANNLQELPADVVTFMPQLRVLHVDDNWLTSLAPALARLRQLQSVRVAGNPIRCDCRTLWLKGWLLSHKTVAEDSDTIKCSTEESDGRFFTLVPDREFVCKSSASLGELAAPIAVPLLFAFLLLTLAVIAFIQRRRLKVLLYIHTGMHPFDTDPPDHQTLYDVSVCCDVTACAWVLRHLIEALEEGGRYKVFFYSRDAFVGFTTSENVRHCVKNSKRLVVVLGKAWEDSDLLVTATKEALSKCQKEMVHFMTVVVHNFSAKDITNKHVQQYIQRGRYITTEDKHFTKKLLYEMPHLQASEKKKQKDPEKAMKERGKGKKDDTPEGPEPVALYNIVATSENEQNDLMEQNTLAQHNQAYCHNTGHSPAFDRQLSVSDLQLNLKNGQVTSYTIQDRSSANQLVPAKIIIQRQGSEHPSVISDDLFGDETNNRNARDSDAGKDIVHLVANNPVFDKQMSVESQASRQRRSVFVWYADRDLPFTLKNIVEPLEKRGHACILQDRDFPPGAAIQENIVHAAESCTRSIFVLSDHTPKNEWFTFVFHVTFDRQMQSRDHRVALVTREDIDVTKFVEEIQQVLKTSALLAENDPWFAKRLRQFVNFDGYEIC, from the exons ATGGGGCCTGCACGGTTTATGCCCCTTGCCCTGCTCGTCGGGCTTTGGACTTTCTACAGTGAGGCAGACCCAGTGCTCACCACAACACAATCTCGGCCCGACGTCACCTTTGGTGGCGACACCGCTGCCACAACCACCGTCGACAGCGACAACAGCAGAACTAACTCAGAACCTTGTGGCACGAACATCACACAGCAGAATGTAGCCAACGACATCATGAATCACACAGAACCTTGCAAGAACAGCAACACCCCACAGCAGAATTTGACGAACGAATCCACACCAGAAGCCAGTTCCACCAGCACGGAGTTACCGCCCCTGACAAAATGCCGGTACGATTTCAAAGCGGGCATGCGCAACAACCTGTTCTTCAACGCACAGCAGGAAGTGCTACCCCTGCTCACCAAGAAGTTCGTGATCCACACGGGCCAACCCCGCTGCTACCTGACACGGGACGATTTTGAGAGCAAGCTGAATCAGACCTCGGGATCTGAAGCCATCGTCATGTTCCTTGTTGGCTGTTTGGACACAGGGGTGACACAGGTCGTGCTGCGGGGGGATGTGGAAGTCTCTTCCCACGGTAGTCTCGGGACACCCACTTCCACATCAGAGCCTGAGGTGGCCCAAGCAGGGACTCATCACACACCACCCTCTCAAAACGGGAGCGAGCCAGCGAACGAGACTGGGTCAGGGGAAAGATACTACCACAACTTCATCTCCTACTTCCAGAGTTTACACTGCAGGCTAAGCATGAGTGTAGTGGAGATGATCGCCAACATGACGGACCTCAATGTTCTCACCGTGGTCGGTGACCGGGCCTGGGACCTCGGGGAGCTGGAAACGACCCCCCGCCTGTGTGACGCCTTCAGGGCAGTCAAGGCCTTCTCCATTCTTGGCGACTGGTCTGCGCCGTCCTACCTCCACCACCTGGCGCGCTGCACGGGCAAGCTGGGCAACGTGGTGGAGATGGTGCTCAGCAACGTCAGCTTGCCCGCATTTCCCGACTTCCTAGCCACCTCCGTGCCCAACCTGCGCGCCCTGGAGCTGAGAGACAACAAGCTGACGGCGCCTGTTGTCTTCCCCTGGGCCGACGGCTTCGCGGAGCTGCCCAGGAACCTGTCGCGGACCTTCCAGTTCAACGACCTGTACAACTTCAGGGGCTCGTTTGACATGCCGCCCCACCTGTTCCGCAGGCTGCTGATACTGGACGGCAACAACATCACCAACCTGACCCGCTTCCACTTCACCAGCGACTTCCAGTTCATCTCGCTGCAGCGGAACGGACTGATGGTGATCGCGGAGGACGTGTTCGACCTCGTGCCGGGCGTGCAATTCCTCAGCCTGGCTCACAACCGGCTGACGTCCCTGCCCGCTAAGCTCTTCTTCAAGCTGACGGCGCTGAAGAAGCTGGACCTTCAGGGGAACCTGCTGAAGGCCCTTCCAGACAACATCTTCAGGAACGTGAGGCGGCTGGACAAGCTAAACGTGGAGAGGAACGCGCTGGAGATACTGCAGGACGAACTGTTCACCAGCCTACAGGAGCTGACGGAACTGCGACTGAAGAACAACAGCATCCGGCGCTTTGACCACGGCGCGCTCAGCATGATGATGGTCAAGCTTAAGCTGCTGGAGCTGCAGCACAACCCGCTGACCACCTTCCCCGTCATTGTGCTGGAGCTGCGAGGCCTGGTGCACACCAACCTGGAGTACACGGACATTCAGGCTTTGGACTTTGTCCACATCAGCCAGCGCACCTCGGCCTCCCGCCTGGCCGAAGCTCTCAAGAACCCAACCACGGGGGATTTCGCTGACATTTCCAAGACCCCGACGTCGCAGCGCGTGATCTCTCTGCGCTTCAGCAAGCTGCGCTCTGTGGTGCTATACAACGCGACACGCGAGACTCTGCCCATCTTCATGCTGGTCATCAAGCACTTCACCATCCTCATGGAGGGCGCCCACCTCGCCTGTGACTGCAACATCCTCAACGTCACTCACCAGCTGCAGGAGTGGAAGGCGAAGGGAAAGCTAGCGGGAACCGAGGAGTGCCTGGAAGGATGGAACTGTGCCTGGCCTTCTGAGCTATCGGGGAAGCGCGTCGCGAGTCTGGAGGACGATCAGACTTACTGCCCCTTGGAGGAGGAGGCTGGAACTACGTCATGCCCGGAAGGATGCGCGTGCTATGTGCGCACAAAAGTGGAGACTGTCATTGTGGATTGCAAACACACAG GTCTGACTTCCATCCCACCCCGGGTACCCGCCAACACCCGGGAACTTTGGCTGCAAAACAACAGCATCAAGACGGTCCAGAAACTTCCCTACCTGAGGGGCCTTCACTCCCTCCGACTCACAGCCAACAACCTGCag GAGCTACCAGCGGACGTCGTGACCTTCATGCCACAGCTGCGCGTGCTGCACGTGGATGACAACTGGCTGACGTCACTAGCTCCTGCTCTGGCCCGGCTCAGGCAGCTGCAGTCTGTCCGTGTGGCCGGCAACCCCATCCGCTGCGACTGTCGCACGCTGTGGCTCAAGGGCTGGCTTCTTTCACACAAG ACAGTAGCGGAGGACTCGGACACCATTAAGTGCAGCACTGAGGAGTCAGACGGCCGTTTCTTCACCCTCGTTCCTGACAGGGAGTTCGTCTGCAAGTCGTCCGCTTCCCTGGGTGAACTGGCCGCCCCCATAGCCGTCCCCCTCCTTTTCGCTTTCCTCCTTCTCACCCTGGCTGTCATCGCCTTCATCCAACGCCGCCGCCTCAAAGTCCTACTCTACATACACACGGGTATGCATCCATTCGACACCGACCCGCCCGACCACCAGACCCTCTATGACGTCAGCGTGTGCTGTGACGTCACGGCGTGCGCCTGGGTGCTGCGTCACCTGATCGAAGCGTTGGAGGAGGGCGGGAGGTACAAGGTGTTCTTCTACAGCCGCGACGCCTTCGTGGGCTTCACGACGTCGGAGAACGTGAGGCACTGCGTGAAGAACAGCAAACGTCTAGTGGTGGTGCTGGGCAAGGCCTGGGAGGACAGCGACCTCCTTGTCACCGCCACGAAAGAAGCCCTCAGCAAGTGCCAGAAGGAGATGGTCCACTTCATGACGGTGGTGGTCCACAACTTTTCCGCCAAGGACATCACCAACAAGCACGTGCAGCAGTACATCCAACGGGGCCGCTACATCACCACAGAGGATAAGCACTTCACCAAGAAGCTCCTCTACGAAATGCCGCACCTCCAGGCATcggagaagaagaagcagaaagaccCGGAGAAAGcaatgaaagagagaggcaaGGGCAAGAAAGACGATACGCCGGAGGGTCCTGAGCCCGTGGCTTTGTACAACATTGTTGCCACCTCGGAGAACGAACAGAACGATttgatggaacagaacactttAGCTCAGCACAACCAGGCTTACTGTCACAACACGGGGCACAGTCCTGCGTTCGACAGACAGCTGTCAGTCAGCGATCTGCAGCTGAATCTGAAGAACGGCCAGGTAACATCTTACACCATCCAGGACAGATCCAGCGCTAACCAGCTCGTTCCTGCTAAAATTATTATTCAGAGACAGGGAAGCGAGCACCCTTCTGTCATCAGTGACGACCTCTTTGGCGACGAGACAAACAACCGAAATGCAAGAGACAGCGATGCTGGTAAGGACATCGTGCATCTTGTTGCAAACAACCCGGTGTTTGACAAACAGATGAGCGTCGAGTCTCAAGCCAGTAGACAGCGCAGATCGGTGTTTGTATGGTACGCGGACAGAGACCTGCCTTTCACTCTGAAGAATATTGTGGAGCCCCTGGAGAAGCGAGGTCACGCCTGTATCCTGCAGGACAGGGATTTCCCTCCGGGTGCCGCCATCCAGGAGAACATCGTGCACGCGGCGGAATCCTGCACGCGCAGCATCTTCGTGCTGTCAGACCACACGCCGAAAAACGAGTGGTTCACCTTCGTCTTCCACGTGACCTTTGACCGCCAGATGCAGTCACGTGACCACCGCGTGGCGCTGGTGACGCGCGAGGACATTGACGTCACGAAGTTCGTGGAGGAGATCCAGCAAGTGTTGAAAACGTCAGCACTCTTGGCTGAGAATGATCCGTGGTTTGCTAAGAGATTAAGGCAGTTCGTCAACTTTGACGGTTATGAGATCTGTTAA